In a genomic window of Pseudomonas oryzihabitans:
- a CDS encoding TonB-dependent receptor, with protein sequence MSKELSSLSQRRLLVSTFSVAVASLSLGALAQEAKEQVTKLESLTIEGQTQQEGFKAEQSASRKYTAPLLDTPQTVTVVPAQVIQDQQALSLRSVLSNVSGITFNAGEGGGGSGDSINIRGFSANSNIQIDGLRDSTQTNRTDTFNLESVEVIKGPNSVFGGAGTTGGSINLISKKPQERQFTRIGAGLGTDSYRRLTLDTNQPLQGVGEGSAFRLNMMAHENDVPGRDQIDRERWGIAPSLALGLSDDTRLTLSYFHQTDNNQPDYGVPALNGKRLAGVDRDAYFGFKNIDKEDINNNVFTVELEHRFNDNLSLQNLTRYSRIERDVVISASHVNLGGVAAGRYRPAGPQGYGRDVTSEMWINQTNLTGNFDTFGLGHAFVLGAEFSREDYDRDTYSYGLTFPAAGYSLAAPPERYNGATNKQTSAIANNVLTDKALYAFDTIALNQYWDLNLGLRYDWFDGDSETTAVSNGVRGAKTKLSSDDAKLSGRAGLVFKPAPNGRVYVAYGTSFNPSAESLTSTGAGLSAANQDLGPEKNKTWELGTKWEFLDKRLELDGALFRVEKTNARETLIDGSTALAGEQRVQGIELGATGRITQQWNVYANFTFLDSETLKAADTPDGRNREGQALANTPPRSFNLWTTYELPAGWRVGYGARYVSERNVTSSNDGAKLDAYWLHNAMVGYRVNRNVDLQLNVNNVFDKDYVERVRSQLGVSTRSSAIEYGDARSAVLTATYSF encoded by the coding sequence ATGTCCAAGGAACTTTCCTCGTTGTCCCAGCGCCGTTTGCTGGTTTCCACTTTCAGCGTTGCCGTCGCGTCTCTGTCCCTGGGTGCCCTGGCCCAGGAAGCGAAGGAGCAGGTGACCAAACTGGAGAGCCTGACCATCGAAGGTCAGACGCAGCAGGAGGGCTTCAAAGCCGAACAATCCGCCTCGCGCAAGTACACCGCGCCCTTGCTGGACACCCCGCAGACCGTCACCGTGGTGCCGGCGCAGGTCATCCAGGATCAGCAGGCCCTGAGCCTGAGATCAGTGCTGTCCAACGTCTCCGGCATCACCTTCAACGCCGGTGAGGGCGGTGGCGGTTCCGGTGACAGCATCAACATCCGCGGCTTCAGCGCCAACTCGAACATCCAGATCGACGGCCTGCGCGACAGCACCCAGACCAACCGTACCGACACCTTCAACCTGGAGTCGGTGGAGGTCATCAAGGGCCCCAATTCGGTGTTCGGCGGCGCGGGCACCACCGGCGGTTCCATCAACCTGATCAGCAAGAAGCCCCAGGAGCGCCAGTTCACCCGCATCGGCGCCGGCCTGGGTACCGACAGCTATCGCCGCCTGACCCTGGACACCAACCAGCCGCTGCAAGGCGTGGGTGAGGGCAGTGCTTTCCGCCTGAACATGATGGCCCATGAGAACGATGTGCCCGGCCGTGACCAGATCGACCGCGAACGCTGGGGCATCGCGCCGTCGCTGGCCCTGGGGCTGTCGGACGACACCCGCCTGACTCTGAGCTATTTCCACCAGACCGACAACAACCAGCCCGACTACGGCGTACCGGCCTTGAACGGCAAGCGCCTGGCCGGTGTGGATCGCGACGCCTACTTCGGCTTCAAGAATATCGACAAGGAAGACATCAACAACAATGTCTTCACCGTGGAGCTGGAGCATCGCTTCAACGACAACCTGAGCCTGCAGAACCTGACCCGTTACAGCCGTATCGAGCGTGACGTGGTGATCTCGGCGTCCCACGTCAACCTGGGTGGCGTGGCGGCGGGGCGCTATCGCCCGGCCGGTCCGCAGGGCTATGGCCGTGACGTGACCTCGGAGATGTGGATCAACCAGACCAATCTGACCGGCAATTTCGACACCTTCGGCCTGGGCCATGCCTTCGTGCTGGGCGCCGAATTCTCCCGCGAGGACTACGACCGCGACACCTACAGCTACGGCCTCACCTTCCCGGCCGCCGGCTATTCCCTGGCCGCACCGCCGGAGCGCTATAACGGTGCGACCAACAAGCAGACCTCGGCCATCGCCAACAACGTGCTGACCGACAAGGCGCTCTATGCCTTCGACACCATCGCCCTGAATCAGTACTGGGATCTCAACCTGGGCCTGCGCTACGACTGGTTCGATGGCGACAGCGAGACCACGGCGGTCAGCAACGGCGTCCGTGGCGCCAAGACCAAGCTGAGTTCCGATGACGCCAAGTTGAGCGGGCGCGCTGGCCTGGTGTTCAAGCCGGCTCCGAACGGCCGGGTCTACGTGGCCTATGGCACCTCCTTCAACCCCTCGGCGGAAAGCCTGACCTCCACCGGCGCCGGGCTGAGCGCGGCCAACCAGGATCTGGGGCCGGAGAAGAACAAGACCTGGGAACTGGGCACCAAGTGGGAATTCCTCGACAAGCGTCTGGAGCTGGACGGCGCCCTGTTCCGCGTCGAGAAGACCAACGCCCGGGAAACCCTGATCGACGGCAGCACCGCCCTGGCCGGCGAACAACGCGTGCAGGGCATCGAGCTGGGCGCCACCGGTCGCATCACCCAACAGTGGAACGTCTACGCCAACTTCACCTTCCTCGACAGCGAGACGCTCAAGGCCGCCGATACCCCAGACGGACGCAATCGCGAAGGCCAGGCCCTGGCCAACACTCCGCCGCGTTCGTTCAACCTCTGGACCACTTATGAACTGCCGGCTGGCTGGCGGGTGGGCTATGGTGCGCGCTACGTCAGCGAGCGTAACGTCACCTCCAGCAACGACGGTGCCAAGCTCGATGCTTACTGGCTGCACAACGCCATGGTCGGCTATCGCGTCAACCGCAACGTCGACCTGCAGCTCAACGTCAACAACGTGTTCGACAAGGACTACGTGGAGCGGGTGCGCTCGCAATTGGGCGTGAGCACGAGGTCGTCGGCCATCGAGTACGGCGATGCGCGTTCGGCGGTCCTGACCGCCACCTACAGCTTCTAA